The following are from one region of the Actinoplanes sp. L3-i22 genome:
- a CDS encoding serine/threonine-protein kinase, which translates to MTQIPTWSSGDAASLGGRAAPGTLIGGRYTLRAAVGHGGMGTVWRAADTLLRRDVAIKEVILPPGLAPSDRDSMYERTMREARAAAALQHPAVVQVYDVVHENGRPWIVMELLDARSLADMVIEDGPVSARVVAKIGIALLGALEVAHAHGVLHRDVKPANVLICNDGRCVLTDFGVARMPTDIQLTTPGMVLGSPHFISPERAMGQDFGPPSDLFSLGVTLYTAIEGRPPFDKGDPIETMHAVVEDPPAPVQRAGSLTPVLMGLLEKNPAQRMDVQTARTILRQQLAGVLASKAPPHMMTDPYSVVPATRPVSPPPAAETQAIPPQPSGQIGGRAMLSAGESLTDHLTKLEQQNSGGGRRRAPEPADAGYPTGMLPAHKIPQPTGPTSVIPPQSAWQQQNARPGTVVTSPAAKRRMALENVTRTVKDTSGRAMATFQGWPRNKQLAVGGGGVAALLAIILIFSLTGGGDKDQPQAQTPVGDAQSSAPAASGDVQTQAYKGNKAISVNVPAGWKRTAGGSYVDYIDPADKLRKVRVLAEAGKATPEKFVTSNAPTGLKKSANCPSPFKSIGTNTDVQMAGRPAAELEYTCGTGDTARHGIWRMTQVDGTMYSFFLTTPAAEFDDSKKYFDAMAESFQLNL; encoded by the coding sequence GTGACTCAGATTCCGACGTGGAGCAGCGGCGACGCGGCTTCCCTAGGTGGACGCGCTGCCCCCGGCACCCTGATCGGCGGGCGGTACACGCTGCGCGCCGCAGTGGGTCATGGCGGCATGGGCACGGTCTGGCGCGCGGCGGACACGCTGCTGCGCCGCGACGTGGCGATCAAGGAGGTCATCCTCCCGCCCGGCCTGGCCCCCAGCGACCGCGACTCGATGTATGAGCGGACCATGCGCGAGGCCCGGGCCGCGGCCGCGTTGCAGCACCCCGCGGTCGTCCAGGTCTACGACGTCGTCCACGAGAACGGCCGGCCCTGGATCGTGATGGAGCTGCTGGACGCGCGCAGCCTCGCCGACATGGTGATCGAGGACGGGCCGGTCTCGGCCCGTGTCGTCGCCAAGATCGGCATCGCCCTGCTCGGCGCGCTCGAGGTCGCCCACGCGCACGGCGTGCTGCACCGCGACGTCAAGCCGGCCAACGTGCTGATCTGCAACGACGGTCGCTGCGTGCTGACCGACTTCGGCGTCGCGCGGATGCCCACCGACATTCAGCTGACCACGCCGGGCATGGTGCTCGGCTCGCCGCACTTCATCTCCCCCGAGCGGGCCATGGGGCAGGACTTCGGGCCGCCCAGCGACCTGTTCTCGCTCGGTGTGACGCTCTACACGGCGATCGAGGGCCGGCCCCCGTTCGACAAGGGCGACCCGATCGAGACCATGCACGCGGTGGTCGAGGACCCGCCCGCCCCGGTGCAGCGGGCCGGCTCGCTCACCCCGGTGCTGATGGGCCTGCTGGAGAAGAACCCGGCCCAGCGGATGGACGTGCAGACCGCGCGCACCATCCTGCGGCAGCAGCTGGCCGGCGTGCTGGCCAGCAAGGCGCCGCCGCACATGATGACCGACCCCTACTCGGTCGTCCCGGCCACGCGCCCGGTGTCGCCGCCGCCCGCGGCCGAGACCCAGGCGATCCCGCCGCAGCCGTCGGGCCAGATCGGCGGCCGGGCGATGCTCTCGGCCGGCGAGTCGCTCACCGACCACCTGACCAAGCTCGAGCAGCAGAACTCGGGTGGCGGCCGCCGGCGCGCCCCGGAGCCGGCCGACGCCGGTTACCCGACCGGCATGCTGCCGGCCCACAAGATCCCGCAGCCGACCGGGCCGACCAGCGTCATCCCGCCGCAGAGCGCGTGGCAGCAGCAGAACGCCCGGCCGGGCACCGTGGTGACCAGCCCGGCCGCGAAACGCCGGATGGCGCTGGAGAACGTGACCCGGACGGTCAAGGACACCAGCGGCCGGGCGATGGCGACGTTCCAGGGCTGGCCGCGGAACAAGCAGCTGGCGGTCGGCGGTGGCGGCGTGGCCGCGCTGCTGGCGATCATCCTGATCTTCTCGCTGACCGGTGGCGGCGACAAGGACCAGCCGCAGGCGCAGACCCCGGTCGGCGACGCGCAGTCGAGCGCTCCGGCCGCCTCGGGTGACGTGCAGACCCAGGCGTACAAGGGCAACAAGGCGATCTCGGTCAACGTCCCGGCCGGCTGGAAGCGGACCGCGGGCGGGTCGTACGTCGACTACATCGACCCGGCCGACAAGCTGCGCAAGGTGCGGGTGCTGGCCGAGGCGGGCAAGGCGACGCCGGAGAAGTTCGTCACCAGCAACGCGCCGACCGGGCTGAAGAAGTCGGCGAACTGCCCGAGCCCGTTCAAGTCGATCGGGACCAACACCGACGTGCAGATGGCCGGGCGGCCCGCCGCCGAGCTGGAGTACACCTGCGGCACCGGCGACACCGCGCGGCACGGCATCTGGCGGATGACCCAGGTCGACGGGACGATGTACTCGTTCTTCCTGACCACTCCGGCGGCCGAGTTCGACGACAGCAAGAAGTATTTCGACGCCATGGCGGAGAGCTTCCAGCTCAACCTGTGA
- a CDS encoding phospho-sugar mutase, whose protein sequence is MAPEVDIDLRATAEAWLADDPDPVSRAELRELIDGLPATAGELRDRFAGPLTFGTAGLRGRLRAGPNGMNLAVVTRAAAGLVTWLAEQNGDGPLVIGYDARHGSLEFAEQTARVATGAGRAALLMPGVLPTPVLAYAVRALDAVAGVMVTASHNPPQDNGYKVYLGARLGGPAGSGAQIVPPADAGIEAAIRAVASAASVPLGDAGTVLDQKIIAGYVDSAAAVLTRNGPRDLAVAYTPLHGVGGETLVAAFAAAGFATPAVVADQAEPDPEFPTVTFPNPEEPGAMDHLVALAGSTGADLAIANDPDADRCAVAIPGAGGAWRPLRGDELGVLLADHLIRRGTPGTYATTIVSSSLLGRLCAARGVPYAETLTGFKWIVRAAEELAFGYEEALGYCVAPAMVRDKDGITAALTVAELAAGLKAEGRTLGDRLDELAVEFGVHATDQLSVRVDDLAEIGAAMTRARQDPPAALLGTALTEVTDLLPANDVLTFRTGTARVVIRPSGTEPKLKAYLEVVEPVGDGDVAAARSRASAGLGALRAEIAAVLGV, encoded by the coding sequence ATGGCACCAGAAGTTGATATTGATTTGAGGGCGACGGCCGAGGCCTGGCTCGCGGACGATCCCGATCCGGTGAGCCGGGCCGAGTTGCGTGAGCTGATCGACGGGCTGCCGGCCACCGCCGGGGAGCTGCGCGACCGGTTCGCCGGTCCCCTCACCTTCGGCACCGCCGGCCTGCGCGGGCGGTTGCGGGCCGGGCCGAACGGGATGAACCTCGCGGTGGTCACCCGGGCCGCGGCCGGTCTGGTGACCTGGCTGGCCGAGCAGAACGGCGACGGCCCCCTGGTGATCGGGTATGACGCCCGGCACGGCTCGCTGGAGTTCGCCGAGCAGACCGCCCGGGTGGCGACCGGCGCCGGGCGCGCGGCGCTGCTGATGCCCGGGGTGCTGCCGACCCCGGTGCTGGCCTACGCGGTGCGCGCGCTGGACGCGGTGGCCGGCGTGATGGTGACGGCCAGCCACAACCCGCCGCAGGACAACGGCTACAAGGTCTATCTCGGCGCCCGACTGGGCGGTCCGGCCGGCTCCGGCGCGCAGATCGTGCCGCCGGCCGACGCCGGCATCGAGGCCGCCATCCGCGCGGTCGCCAGCGCCGCGTCGGTCCCGCTGGGCGACGCGGGCACGGTTCTGGATCAGAAGATCATTGCGGGGTACGTCGACAGCGCCGCCGCCGTCCTCACCCGGAACGGCCCCCGCGACCTGGCCGTGGCCTACACCCCGCTGCACGGCGTCGGCGGGGAGACCCTGGTCGCCGCGTTCGCCGCGGCCGGCTTCGCCACCCCGGCCGTGGTCGCCGACCAGGCGGAGCCGGACCCGGAGTTCCCGACCGTCACGTTCCCCAACCCGGAGGAGCCGGGCGCGATGGACCACCTGGTCGCGCTGGCCGGCTCGACCGGGGCGGACCTGGCGATCGCCAACGACCCGGACGCGGACCGCTGCGCGGTGGCGATCCCCGGGGCGGGCGGCGCCTGGCGGCCGTTGCGCGGGGACGAGCTCGGGGTGCTGCTCGCCGATCACCTGATCCGGCGCGGGACGCCCGGGACGTACGCCACCACGATCGTCTCGTCGTCGCTGCTGGGTCGTCTGTGCGCGGCGCGCGGCGTGCCCTACGCGGAGACCCTGACCGGCTTCAAGTGGATCGTCCGGGCCGCCGAGGAGCTCGCCTTCGGCTACGAGGAGGCGCTCGGCTACTGCGTCGCCCCGGCCATGGTGCGCGACAAGGACGGCATCACCGCCGCGCTGACCGTCGCGGAGCTGGCCGCCGGGCTCAAGGCCGAGGGGCGCACGCTCGGCGACCGGCTGGACGAGCTGGCGGTCGAGTTCGGGGTGCACGCCACCGACCAGCTCTCGGTCCGGGTGGACGACCTGGCCGAGATCGGCGCGGCGATGACCCGGGCGCGGCAGGACCCGCCGGCCGCGCTGCTCGGCACCGCGCTGACCGAGGTCACCGACCTGCTCCCGGCGAACGACGTGCTCACGTTCCGGACCGGGACGGCCCGGGTGGTGATCCGACCCTCGGGGACCGAGCCGAAGCTCAAGGCGTACCTCGAAGTGGTCGAACCGGTCGGGGACGGGGACGTGGCCGCGGCCCGGAGCCGCGCCTCCGCCGGGCTGGGTGCCCTGCGTGCGGAGATCGCGGCCGTCCTCGGCGTCTGA
- a CDS encoding GPP34 family phosphoprotein: protein MTSIPLAEELLLLAYDDQTGKATGSRIGLDLGMAAAVLIDLALAGRVAYVDGYLQVKDATPIGDTIADAVLTKLAGDPPHTPAQWLQRLRHRLRTRVLEDLCARGVIKDVDETQLEFIHVHRYPTTDHAFETEIRGRLKTALTTDTVPDERTAALATLLCAARMEPALKLPPEEAEQAHRRLEAISAGAGFAGGASMEDSIVRPSVALVVLTLGRAISAALGAPKVS, encoded by the coding sequence ATGACCTCCATTCCGCTCGCCGAGGAACTCCTACTTCTCGCGTACGACGATCAGACGGGCAAAGCGACCGGTTCCCGGATCGGGCTCGATCTTGGCATGGCCGCGGCTGTGCTGATCGATCTCGCGCTGGCGGGCCGGGTCGCCTATGTCGACGGTTACCTGCAGGTCAAGGACGCGACGCCGATCGGGGACACGATCGCCGACGCGGTGCTCACCAAATTGGCCGGCGACCCGCCGCACACCCCCGCCCAGTGGCTGCAGCGCCTGCGGCACCGGCTGCGCACCCGGGTCCTGGAGGACCTGTGCGCCCGCGGCGTGATCAAGGACGTGGACGAGACCCAGCTCGAGTTCATTCACGTGCACCGCTACCCGACCACCGACCACGCGTTCGAGACCGAGATCCGGGGCCGCCTGAAGACCGCCCTGACCACCGACACGGTGCCGGACGAGCGCACCGCGGCGCTGGCCACCCTGCTCTGCGCCGCCCGGATGGAGCCGGCGCTGAAGCTTCCGCCGGAGGAGGCCGAGCAGGCCCACCGCCGGCTCGAGGCGATCTCGGCCGGGGCCGGCTTCGCCGGCGGCGCCAGCATGGAGGACTCGATCGTCCGCCCCAGCGTCGCGCTGGTGGTCCTCACCCTGGGCCGGGCGATCTCGGCCGCCCTGGGCGCTCCTAAGGTCTCCTGA
- a CDS encoding CDP-glycerol glycerophosphotransferase family protein → MSEYVPGRVSVVVPIYNVAPFLRDCLDSLRAQTYPDVQVVLVDDGSTDGCAAIAAEYAAADPRFQVITQANAGLSAARNNGLPAADGEFLAFVDSDDVVAAHGYELLVRALDGGADFAAGGVLRLNSRGPYQGGLHRDALKRTDLAAHVSRDHALLRDRTVWNKLYRREFYDRHHLEFPVGRLFEDVPVTIPAHALAGKVAVVAEPIYFWRAREGAVRSITQTENDLRNLVDRFYTTNLTRKLLDDAGRPDLRRVYERQAIWDKLSNYLKFLPGASPEYRDTFLDLAVAYLEQAGPDALADQPPAIRRQWQLVRERRMDDLVTLVDRDGQAADAARTAARPEAIIHDVAWRDGRLELIGTASTPPGSPRAGVVRLYWLKVLGGRRRIPLWARPHRAAGPGGFRIVVDPAALLAGNSWTVAGATTQGLHRPRKLPVRLALEFNAMPPGHTLADGVRVTPVEVKKHLRIQVTRAAGTLAGGHRDGADLVLTGRLRTRPADPARIDLSWAKGVVAHSVPAEVADDLTFTARVPLAAVALPGTDDNHATGLYTQRLAVDLVAGGKTVPLAAADDFRATRTAYGADEVYLAVSETRQVRLCTRPLGPVVTAAELSPAGVLTLRGDSGRPVDGELLLRLRGRHKDLAVPLRAADGPWTAVVDLTAVPTLAGPLPLVSGVWDVTFRADGQRRPVIAPLGFADEAWSELPGAVTTADGTRIALRRAPAERITVSVAAAEVTSAPGAELPLRDVVLFDAAPGRRYFDDPAALLDELIGRPGAPVALWTAEHGEPVPDGATGVRLGGEQWRAALATSRWIITNDDLPRWFRPRAGQTVLRLAGGWPVARFGALAAAHPYGATLIEQLTADAGKWTAVASPGRDATPVLRQELRFDGPVLEFGRPAADVLEHRDHESARIALAERLGLDPATRFVLYAPTRRLMDLRKRGWSDPGRLLDLRLVADALPAGHRLLVRRHPALHDDVAGLADGVLDVSTLPRASDLLPAVGVLISDYSSLIADYSATGRPVLLYVPDLADFRSSPGLNLDVESSAPGPLLSTSAEVADALRDLETVTADYAAATKSFAAAHGPRAAGRASANLVDWLLSVER, encoded by the coding sequence TTGTCTGAGTACGTGCCCGGCCGGGTCAGCGTCGTCGTCCCGATCTACAACGTGGCCCCGTTCCTGCGTGACTGCCTGGACTCGCTGCGCGCCCAGACCTACCCCGACGTCCAGGTCGTGCTGGTCGACGACGGCTCGACCGACGGCTGCGCGGCGATCGCCGCCGAGTACGCCGCGGCCGACCCCCGCTTCCAGGTGATCACCCAGGCCAACGCCGGGCTCTCGGCGGCCCGCAACAACGGGTTGCCGGCCGCCGACGGCGAGTTCCTGGCGTTCGTGGACAGCGACGACGTGGTCGCCGCGCACGGCTACGAGCTGCTCGTCCGGGCGCTCGACGGCGGCGCCGACTTCGCGGCCGGCGGGGTGCTGCGGCTCAACTCGCGTGGGCCGTACCAGGGTGGCCTGCACCGGGACGCGCTCAAGCGCACCGACCTGGCCGCGCACGTCTCCCGGGACCACGCGCTGCTGCGCGACCGGACGGTCTGGAACAAGCTGTACCGCCGCGAGTTCTACGACCGGCACCACCTGGAGTTCCCGGTCGGCCGCCTGTTCGAGGACGTGCCGGTCACCATCCCGGCGCACGCCCTGGCCGGCAAGGTCGCCGTGGTCGCCGAGCCGATCTACTTCTGGCGGGCCCGCGAGGGCGCGGTCCGCTCGATCACCCAGACCGAGAACGACCTGCGCAACCTGGTCGACCGGTTCTACACCACGAACCTGACCCGCAAGCTGCTCGACGACGCCGGCCGCCCGGACCTGCGCCGGGTCTACGAGCGCCAGGCGATCTGGGACAAGCTCAGCAACTACCTGAAGTTCCTGCCCGGGGCGTCCCCGGAGTACCGGGACACGTTCCTCGACCTGGCCGTCGCGTACCTGGAGCAGGCCGGCCCGGACGCGCTCGCCGACCAGCCGCCGGCGATCCGCCGCCAGTGGCAGCTGGTCCGCGAGCGCCGGATGGACGACCTGGTCACCCTCGTCGACCGGGACGGCCAGGCCGCGGACGCCGCCCGGACCGCGGCGCGACCGGAAGCGATCATCCACGACGTCGCCTGGCGGGACGGCCGGCTGGAGCTGATCGGCACCGCCTCCACCCCGCCGGGCAGCCCGCGCGCCGGCGTGGTCCGGCTTTACTGGCTCAAGGTGCTCGGCGGTCGCCGCCGGATCCCGCTCTGGGCCCGCCCGCACCGCGCGGCCGGCCCGGGCGGCTTCCGGATCGTCGTCGACCCGGCCGCGCTGCTGGCCGGCAACTCCTGGACGGTGGCCGGCGCGACCACCCAGGGCCTGCACCGCCCGCGCAAGCTCCCGGTCCGGCTCGCCCTCGAGTTCAACGCGATGCCGCCCGGCCACACCCTGGCCGACGGGGTCCGGGTCACCCCGGTCGAGGTCAAGAAGCACCTGCGGATCCAGGTCACCCGCGCGGCCGGGACGCTCGCCGGCGGCCACCGGGACGGCGCCGATCTGGTGCTGACCGGCCGGCTACGGACCCGCCCGGCGGACCCCGCCCGGATCGACCTGAGCTGGGCCAAGGGCGTCGTCGCGCACTCCGTCCCGGCCGAGGTGGCCGACGACCTGACGTTCACCGCCCGGGTGCCGCTGGCCGCGGTCGCGCTGCCGGGCACCGATGACAACCACGCGACCGGCCTGTACACCCAGCGCCTCGCCGTGGACCTGGTGGCCGGCGGCAAGACCGTGCCGCTGGCGGCGGCCGACGATTTCCGGGCGACCCGGACCGCGTACGGCGCCGACGAGGTCTACCTGGCCGTCTCGGAGACCCGCCAGGTCCGGCTCTGCACCCGCCCGCTGGGCCCGGTGGTCACCGCCGCCGAGCTGAGCCCGGCCGGCGTCCTGACCCTGCGCGGCGACAGCGGCCGCCCGGTCGACGGCGAGCTGCTCCTGCGGCTGCGCGGCCGGCACAAGGATCTGGCCGTGCCGCTGCGGGCCGCCGACGGCCCGTGGACGGCCGTGGTGGACCTGACCGCGGTGCCCACCCTGGCCGGCCCGCTGCCACTGGTGTCGGGCGTCTGGGACGTCACGTTCCGCGCCGACGGGCAGCGCCGGCCGGTGATCGCGCCGCTCGGGTTCGCCGACGAGGCCTGGTCCGAGCTGCCCGGCGCGGTCACCACCGCCGACGGCACCCGGATCGCGCTGCGCCGGGCGCCCGCCGAGCGGATCACCGTGTCGGTGGCGGCGGCCGAGGTCACGTCGGCGCCGGGGGCCGAACTCCCGCTGCGGGACGTGGTGCTCTTCGACGCCGCGCCCGGCCGGCGCTACTTCGACGACCCGGCCGCGCTGCTGGACGAGCTGATCGGCCGGCCGGGCGCGCCGGTCGCGCTCTGGACGGCCGAGCACGGCGAGCCGGTCCCGGACGGGGCCACCGGGGTGCGGCTCGGCGGCGAGCAGTGGCGGGCCGCGCTGGCCACCAGCCGCTGGATCATCACGAACGACGACCTGCCCCGCTGGTTCCGGCCGCGCGCCGGGCAGACCGTGCTGCGGCTGGCCGGGGGCTGGCCGGTGGCCCGGTTCGGGGCGCTGGCGGCGGCTCATCCGTACGGCGCGACGCTGATCGAGCAGCTCACCGCGGACGCCGGGAAGTGGACCGCGGTCGCCTCGCCGGGCCGGGACGCCACCCCGGTGCTGCGCCAGGAGCTGCGCTTCGACGGCCCGGTCCTGGAGTTCGGGCGCCCCGCGGCGGACGTGCTGGAGCACCGCGACCACGAGAGCGCCCGGATCGCGCTCGCCGAGCGGCTCGGGCTGGACCCGGCGACCCGGTTCGTCCTCTACGCCCCCACCCGCCGCCTGATGGACCTGCGCAAGCGGGGCTGGAGCGACCCGGGCCGGCTGCTCGACCTGCGCCTGGTGGCGGACGCCCTGCCGGCCGGCCACCGGCTGCTGGTCCGCCGCCATCCGGCACTGCACGACGACGTGGCCGGGCTGGCCGACGGGGTGCTGGACGTGTCCACCCTGCCCCGGGCGAGTGATCTTCTACCCGCCGTCGGGGTACTCATCTCCGACTACTCGTCGCTGATCGCCGACTACTCGGCCACCGGCCGACCGGTCCTGCTGTACGTACCCGATCTGGCGGATTTCCGATCCTCCCCGGGCCTCAACCTCGACGTCGAGTCATCGGCTCCCGGACCGCTGCTGAGCACGTCGGCCGAGGTGGCGGACGCTTTGCGGGATCTGGAAACGGTCACGGCGGATTATGCGGCGGCTACGAAGAGTTTCGCCGCGGCCCACGGACCCCGGGCCGCCGGGCGGGCTTCCGCGAACCTGGTCGACTGGCTGCTGTCGGTGGAGCGCTGA